GGGCTTAGCGGCAGCTCACGCCCCCGCGGTCGATCTCGCGGCCCAGCAGGGCACCGCCGGTACCGCCGAGCAGCGTGCCAAGCAGACGATCGCCGCGCGTGTCGATGGCGCGGCCCAGCAGGGCACCGGCCGCGGCACCAACGATCAGGCCGGTCGTGCCGTTGTTACGCTTGCAGTAATAGCGGCCGTCGTTGCCACGCCAGACCTGGTCGTTGCGGCCCAGGCGGTGCGGTTCGCGGTAGCGCCCGCTGGAGTCATACATCGACTGCTGCTCGTGCGCACGTCGGCCATGGGCAGGGGCCCAAGGCGGCGGATCGGCGGCGGCGGGCAGGGCGGGAATGGCGACGGCGGCGAGCGTCGCCGCGATGAGTAGCTTGCGCATGATTGCGTCCTCCTGGTGTTGTCGTTCTGGTAGCCGAAGCAACTCAGCGCATTGCCGAAGGCTC
The window above is part of the Novosphingobium sp. G106 genome. Proteins encoded here:
- a CDS encoding glycine zipper 2TM domain-containing protein — its product is MRKLLIAATLAAVAIPALPAAADPPPWAPAHGRRAHEQQSMYDSSGRYREPHRLGRNDQVWRGNDGRYYCKRNNGTTGLIVGAAAGALLGRAIDTRGDRLLGTLLGGTGGALLGREIDRGGVSCR